A single window of Anopheles moucheti chromosome 2, idAnoMoucSN_F20_07, whole genome shotgun sequence DNA harbors:
- the LOC128307143 gene encoding zinc finger protein 260-like: MMKKSTRQARMSRYVGKHSPKIATPDEGNNNNNNSPGKGRIATAAKLAVSGDEEMALSDLPLFIVEKPINYDETSVDCEDEDDKSVVKKLVNNETAGEDGDGGESGSGTDATLSSAGGSSSTSKRGRKRQERKLYQCEVCQKEFMGTNDLRKHLRIHNDERPYPCPHCKNRFRQAGCLKNHIASQHGTDEQYTCDLCGKSFPIKERLRLHMRIHTGEKPYSCSICPKTFARGGQLTQHLATHNGVKKHKCDQCMAAFSCAANLKMHLKSHMDIRDYTCHICGRGFYRPDALKKHLLCYHANLKAFHCNICNKMFKGHLPQHMRTHLKVRPHGCAVCGSVFSQRSQLIVHQRIHSGERPYRCQVCWQAFAHSSVLKLHIRKHTGEKPFECPLCVSSFSQLPHLKKHMLSIHQQDKSYLCKKCKEFFKTKMDYQLHVTACYKDPAALKNLDNMMDPMYRPTETNGIDPPMTISRMRFLVAILLKKISSEDRLKELGFDKRLIDNVLIDSLKCAGRKVCDDKSFDPLERLKLNVQELLEWTVPQNYMEEFRGANRSTEELLEELTN, from the exons ATGATGAAGAAATCTACGCGTCAAGCCCGAATGTCTCGGTACGTCGGTAAGCATTCGCCAAAGATCGCGACTCCGGATGAaggcaacaacaataacaacaacagcccCGGCAAGGGCAGGATCGCAACTGCTGCAAAGCTAGCAGTAAGCGGTGACGAGGAGATGGCTTTGAGTGATCTTCCTTTGTTTATCGTGGAAAAACCGATCAACTATGACGAAACATCGGTGGACTGTGAGGACGAGGATGACAAGTCGGTTGTGAAGAAACTGGTCAACAATGAGACGGCTGGTGAGGATGGGGATGGTGGAGAGTCTGGTAGTGGCACGGATGCAACTTTATCATCCGCCGGTGGTTCATCGTCCACGTCCAAGCGTGGTCGCAAACGCCAGGAACGGAAGCTGTATCAGTGCGAAGTTTGCCAAAAGGAGTTTATGGGGACGAACGATTTGCGCAAACATTTGCGAATACATAATGACGAGCGGCCGTACCCGTGTCCGCACTGCAAGAACCGCTTCCGACAGGCGGGATGTCTGAAGAACCACATCGCTTCTCAGCACGGTACGGACGAACAGTACACGTGCGATCTTTGCGGTAAATCGTTCCCGATCAAGGAGCGGTTACGGTTGCATATGCGCATCCACACTGGGGAAAAACCATACAGCTGCTCGATTTGCCCGAAAACCTTCGCACGCGGTGGACAG CTAACGCAACATCTTGCCACGCACAATGGTGTGAAGAAGCACAAATGCGACCAGTGCATGGCCGCTTTCTCCTGTGCGGCTAACCTGAAGATGCACCTTAAAAGCCACATGGACATCCGCGACTACACGTGCCATATTTGCGGTCGGGGATTCTATCGGCCGGATGCGTTAAAGAAGCATCTGCTCTGCTACCATGCGAATCTGAAAGCGTTCCACTGTAACATATGCAACAAAATGTTCAAGGGACATTTGCCGCAGCACATGCGTACGCATCTGAAGGTCCGTCCGCACGGTTGTGCCGTGTGTGGTTCGGTTTTCTCGCAACGATCACAACTGATTGTTCATCAGCGCATTCACAGTGGCGAGCGTCCTTATCGGTGCCAG GTTTGCTGGCAAGCGTTCGCTCATTCAAGCGTGCTGAAGTTGCACATTCGTAAACATACGGGCGAAAAACCGTTCGAGTGTCCGCTGTGTGTGTCGAGCTTCTCGCAGCTACCGCATTTGAAGAAGCATATGCTCTCTATTCACCAGCAGGACAAATCGTACCTTTGCAAAAAGTGTAAGGAATTTTTCAAAACCAAGATGGACTATCAGCTACACGTAACAGCATGCTACAAAGATCCGGCAGCATTGAAGAATCTCGACAATATGATGGACCCCATG TACCGACCGACGGAGACCAACGGTATCGATCCACCGATGACCATTTCGCGCATGCGATTTCTGGTGGCAATTCTGCTGAAGAAAATTTCCAGCGAGGATCGGCTAAAGGAGCTGGGCTTCGATAAGCGACTGATCGATAACGTTCTAATCGATTCGCTGAAGTGTGCTGGCCGCAAGGTTTGCGACGACAAGTCATTTGATCCGCTGGAACGATTGAAGCTAAACGTACAGGAGCTGCTGGAATGGACCGTACCACAAAACTACATGGAAGAATTCCGTGGTGCCAATCGCAGCACTGAGGAACTGCTCGAGGAACTTACAAACTAA
- the LOC128307151 gene encoding beta-1,3-glucan-binding protein 2-like, translating into MRMNVLQIVCGLIFVLPFSSSDPRKVVRYQPPKPRFEIFDPQGLIVWINADPGISSFTFHGKLNQQFTQYYDVGRWAQTITKIKNGRYLFIDREAKLIPGDTIFYRTVIVRNGQTYRTNSGSFTVQELRPAATPAPTSGSGIVLRSATTEMSYPYVLTPIERRTKEVRSTATQTDDFEDRMAKGCDKGYTTVNGRTACDGQLLFEDDFNGHTIDMQKWRIENRFASDPDNEFVVYADFKDNIKLQNGKLAIRPTLFEEKFGPGATTKQFRFADECTGHRSSRDCIRDTKIDFDMIPPVLTAQITTINSFRFMYGRVLIRAKLPQGNWIFPQLYLIPATDFYGRDGYASGLMRIAFVPGGPRLRNQLSGGLIVNDREPLRCSKMCTLTRSVQWNADYHDYGLKWTPEGVWMEVDGEVYCKIDPGEGLHKDIQSTKPQIANLWRLSGTRMAPFDKEFYLGLGVGVGGHYDFHQFDGKPWKDLGVKAMYTFWNARDSWYPTWNANSTLLIDFIRVYGV; encoded by the exons ATGAGGATGAACGTTTTACAGATAGTttgtggtttgatttttgtgctgcctttttccagctctgaccCACGTAAAGTCGTCCGCTATCAACCGCCGAAACCACGATTTGAAATTTTCGATCCACAAGGATTGATCGTGTGGATCAATGCGGACCCAGGGATTAGTTCGTTTACATTTCACGGCAAACTTAATCAACAGTTTACGCAGTACTACGATGTGGGACGATGGGCGCAAACgataacaaaaattaaaaatggccGTTACCTATTCATCGATCGTGAAgccaaactcattcctggcgaTACCATATTTTACCGCACAGTGATCGTACGTAACGGGCAAACGTATCGTACAAATTCTGGATCGTTTACCGTGCAAGAGTTGCGCCCAGCAGCAACCCCGGCACCTACATCCGGTTCCGGTATTGTACTACGCTCCGCTACGACCGAGATGTCGTATCCGTATGTACTCACTCCGATTGAACGACGGACTAAAGAAGTGAGATCAACCGCAACGCAAACCGATGATTTTGAGGATCGTATGGCTAAAGGATGTGACAAGGGTTACACCACTGTGAATGGACGCACCGCGTGCGATGGACAGCTTTTGTTTGAAGATGATTTTAACGGACACACGATAGATATGCAGAAATGGCGCATCGAGAACCGTTTCGCGTCCGATCCAGACAATGAGTTTGTGGTTTACGCCGATTTTAAAGACAACATAAAGCTGCAGAACGGCAAACTAGCTATCCGACCCACTCTATTTGAGGAAAAGTTTGGACCTGGTGCGACTACTAAGCAGTTCCGGTTCGCCGATGAGTGTACGGGTCATCGTAGTTCGCGAGACTGTATACGTGACACTAAGATAGATTTTGATATGATTCCGCCCGTACTTACTGCGCAAATTACCACCATTAACAGCTTCCGATTTATGTATGGGAGAGTGCTGATCCGAGCAAAGCTACCACAAGGCAATTGGATATTCCCTC AGTTGTACCTCATACCAGCCACAGACTTTTACGGACGAGATGGTTATGCTTCGGGACTGATGCGCATTGCATTCGTGCCCGGTGGGCCTCGCCTGCGTAACCAACTCTCCGGCGGGCTTATAGTGAACGATCGTGAACCGTTACGCTGTTCGAAGATGTGCACGTTGACTAGAAGCGTACAGTGGAATGCAGATTATCACGACTATGGCCTAAAGTGGACACCGGAGGGAGTGTGGATGGAAGTGGATGGAGAAGTTTACTGCAAGATTGATCCTGGAGAAGGACTACACAAGGACATTCAATCTACCAAACCCCAAATCGCTAACCTATGGCGACTGAGCGGAACCCGAATGGCTCCGTTTGATAAGGAATTCTATCTAGGTCTTGGGGTAGGCGTTGGTGGACATTACGATTTTCATCAGTTCGATGGGAAACCATGGAAGGATTTGGGCGTGAAAGCGATGTACACGTTTTGGAACGCTCGGGACAGTTGGTATCCTACCTGGAATGCGAACAGCACACTGTTGATAGATTTCATTCGTGTTTATGGCGTCTAA
- the LOC128307132 gene encoding tRNA (uracil-5-)-methyltransferase homolog A — protein MEDDNVSAVVEESTAEEAVAKKDEKCEIKGEEYAYLEATGFTSELFKIEVRGLPKYYGIGELKKLLNVKMKLSTNKIKIMKPGSPFIFICFRNQEDREAAIKALDGYKWKGKELSAFEAKPAPDPLVRRRKEASAAEGEPMNIKRRTVEASATSLAYLSYEQQLKQKQSEMENVLQKFGKELWSTIPTLRIFVEKQRQEHGGLPCAFEPIRPSPMQDEYRNKCEFSIGKDAQGIKRVGFRVGSYSNGYLEVESIAQLKHIPNCMKQAVALFEEFVQNSSFEVYSAETYQGYFRQMTVRMSHATGQVMVIVGVHLQSLSEEEQKELKTAIVECLASETGKKAGICSIHFEVIQKRQQGQYTNPIEHLYGDTHIEEKILGLTFRISPGAFFQINTPAAELLYQCAIDVAAPDKNTSLLDICCGTGTIGLCFARHCKQVLGVDIVEQAIKDAEYNAQKNGVENCKFFAGNADDLITSLIRQANIIPEQQESLIAIVDPPRAGLHIRSITQLRNARGLDKLVYVSCSPQSAIKNWVDLMRPCSKQLRGDPFIAKKAIAVDLFPHTPHTELIILFERETETKIESVAKEATGEQETDEGSEISGDV, from the exons ATGGAGGACGATAACGTTTCTGCTGTAGTAGAGGAATCTACGGCAGAAGAGGCAGTCGCAAAGAAggatgaaaaatgtgaaataaagGGCGAAGAATATGCGTACCTCGAAGCCACCGGATTCACTTCTGAGTTGTTCAAAATCGAAGTGCGAGGACTTCCCAAATACTATGGCATTGGC GAACTGAAAAAGTTGCTAAACGTGAAGATGAAGCTGTCCacgaataaaatcaaaataatgaAACCTGGCAGtccattcattttcatttgctttcgtAATCAAGAGGATCGTGAAGCGGCAATAAAAGCACTGGATGGCTACAAATGGAAGGGCAAAGAGTTATCGGCTTTCGAAGCGAAACCCGCTCCTGATCCTTTGGTCCGAAGGCGTAAGGAAGCGTCTGCAGCCGAGGGAGAGCCAATGAACATTAAGCGTCGCACGGTGGAAGCTTCAGCAACGTCACTTGCATACCTATCATACGAGCAGCAACTCAAGCAGAAGCAatcggaaatggaaaatgtactGCAAAAGTTTGGCAAAGAGCTCTGGTCTACCATTCCGACGCTGCGGATTTTTGTGGAAAAGCAACGTCAAGAGCACGGTGGCCTTCCTTGCGCATTTGAACCGATTCGGCCATCTCCTATGCAGGACGAGTATCGAAATAAGTGTGAGTTTTCAATCGGCAAGGATGCACAAGGTATAAAACGCGTGGGATTCCGTGTGGGTAGCTACTCTAACGGATACCTAGAGGTTGAATCGATAGCACAACTCAAGCACATCCCGAACTGTATGAAACAAGCCGTGGCACTTTTTGAAGAGTTTGTGCAGAATTCATCATTCGAAGTTTATAGCGCCGAAACGTATCAGGGCTACTTTCGGCAAATGACTGTACGAATGTCGCATGCCACTGGTCAGGTGATGGTGATCGTCGGTGTACATCTCCAATCACTGTCCGAAGAGGAGCAAAAGGAACTGAAAACGGCTATTGTCGAATGCTTGGCATCGGAAACGGGCAAAAAGGCAGGCATCTGTTCGATCCATTTCGAAGTGATTCAAAAACGCCAACAAGGTCAATACACCAATCCAATCGAGCACTTGTATGGAGATACACACATTGAGGAGAAAATTTTGGGGCTGACATTCCGCATCAGTCCGGGAgcattttttcaaataaacacCCCTGCAGCAGAGTTGCTGTATCAGTGCGCCATCGATGTTGCTGCGCCAGACAAAAACACAAGTCTGTTGGATATTTGTTGCGGAACTGGTACAATCGGGTTATGTTTCGCTCGACATTGCAAACAGGTCCTTGGTGTCGACATCGTTGAACAAGCTATTAAAGACGCGGAATACAACGCCCAGAAGAACGGTGTGGAGAATTGTAAATTTTTCGCTGGAAACGCAGATGACTTAATTACGTCATTGATCAGGCAGGCAAACATTATTCCGGAGCAGCAGGAATCATTGATAGCGATCGTCGACCCACCAAGAGCTGGACTTC ATATACGCTCAATTACGCAGCTGCGAAACGCCCGGGGACTAGATAAGCTGGTGTACGTATCGTGCTCTCCGCAAAGCGCCATTAAAAATTGGGTCGACCTAATGCGTCCTTGCTCGAAGCAACTGCGCGGAGATCCATTTATTGCGAAGAAAGCCATCGCAGTGGATTTGTTTCCGCATACTCCGCACACGGAATTGATTATATTGTTTGAACGTGagacagaaacaaaaatagaatcTGTCGCGAAAGAAGCAACAGGTGAGCAAGAAACCGATGAAGGTTCTGAAATATCTGGAGATGTTTAA